In Gossypium raimondii isolate GPD5lz chromosome 12, ASM2569854v1, whole genome shotgun sequence, a single window of DNA contains:
- the LOC105765316 gene encoding phosphatidylinositol 4-kinase gamma 2, producing the protein MSVADCALSPVRQETVRSRGYCENQAGESILFYLSVAGSVIPMRVLESDSIASVKLRIQTCKGYAVKNQKLVCGGREMTRNDSLLKDYGVKGGNVLHLVLKLSDLLLITVRTSCGKEFELHVNRNRNIGYLKQRIARKEKGLVGVDEQEIFFNGEKIDDQRLIDDLCKYNDAVMHLVVKKSAKVQAKPVEKDLELSVVAESELDESRGSVGGEKNQSDEHHQIVTEDFLLEPVFVNPRVGLPPFIWDMIHSTFNGLDIGNQPIRSSEGTGGTYFMQDKSGLDYVSIFKPIDEEPNAVNNPQGLPLSTNGEGLKRGTKVGEGAVREVAAYILDHPKNGPRSVSGEMMGFAGVPPTCMVQCLHKGFNHPDGYEHAPENVKLGSLQKFMKNSGSCEDMGPGGFPMEEVHKISVFDIRTANADRHAGNILIGKGDDGRTVLIPIDHGYCLPENFEDCTFDWVYWPQSRQPYSPDTLNYIKSLDAEQDIALLNYYGWDVPVECARTLRISTMLLKKGAERGLTPFTIGSIMCRETVNKESAIEQIVREAQDSLLPGMSEAAFMETVSEVMDSWLDKLTN; encoded by the exons ATGTCTGTTGCCGACTGTGCTTTGAGTCCGGTTCGTCAAGAAACGGTTCGCTCTCGCGGTTATTGCGAAAACCAAGCGGGTGAGTCGATCTTGTTTTACCTTTCCGTCGCCGGTTCGGTTATTCCGATGCGAGTTTTGGAGTCGGACTCGATAGCCTCCGTCAAGCTCCGGATCCAGACATGCAAAGGGTATGCAGTGAAGAACCAGAAGCTTGTTTGCGGAGGCAGAGAGATGACTCGGAACGATTCGCTCCTCAAAGATTACGGCGTAAAAGGTGGGAACGTTTTGCATTTAGTTTTGAAGCTTTCCGATCTTTTGCTTATCACTGTACGGACAAGCTGTGGGAAAGAATTTGAATTGCATGTTAATAGGAATAGGAACATTGGGTATTTGAAACAAAGGATagctagaaaagaaaaaggccTTGTGGGTGTCGATGAACAAGAGATATTCTTTAATGGTGAAAAAATCGACGACCAAAGGTTAATCGATGATCTATGTAAATATAACGATGCCGTGATGCATTTGGTGGTTAAAAAATCAGCCAAAGTTCAAGCTAAACCTGTCGAGAAAGATTTGGAACTTTCTGTTGTCGCTGAGAGTGAGCTAGATGAGAGTAGAGGTAGTGTAGGAGGAGAAAAAAACCAATCCGATGAGCATCATCAGATTGTGACAGAGGATTTCTTGTTGGAGCCTGTTTTTGTTAACCCCAGAGTGGGATTGCCTCCATTTATATGGGACATGATTCATTCCACATTTAATGGATTGGATATAGGGAACCAGCCGATTAGATCATCTGAAGGGACTGGAGGGACTTATTTCATGCAAGATAAATCGGGGCTTGATTATGTTTCCATTTTCAAGCCGATCGACGAGGAGCCAAATGCTGTGAACAATCCACAAGGGTTACCGTTATCAACCAATGGTGAAGGGCTGAAAAGGGGCACAAAGGTTGGAGAAGGAGCAGTTAGAGAAGTGGCTGCTTATATATTGGATCATCCCAAGAATGGACCTCGATCTGTGTCGGGCGAGATGATGGGGTTCGCTGGTGTGCCTCCTACCTGCATGGTTCAATGCTTGCACAAAGGGTTTAACCATCCTGATGGGTATGAACATGCACCTGAGAATGTTAAACTCGGATCGTTACAGAAGTTTATGAAGAACTCGGGGAGTTGTGAGGACATGGGTCCTGGAGGTTTCCCGATGGAGGAAGTGCACAAGATCAGTGTGTTTGATATAAGAACGGCGAATGCTGATAGACATGCTGGTAATATCTTGATTGGCAAAGGAGATGATGGTCGCACCGTGCTTATTCCAATCGATCACGGCTACTGCCTGCCTGAGAAT TTTGAGGATTGCACATTTGATTGGGTTTACTGGCCACAATCACGGCAACCTTACTCTCCAGACACTCTTAACTATATAAAATCACTGGATGCCGAACAAGATATCGCACTTCTGAATTATTACGGGTGGGATGTTCCTGTTGAGTGCGCTCGCACACTGCGAATCTCCACCATGCTTTTGAAAAAAGGTGCAGAGCGAGGTCTAACTCCCTTCACCATTGGAAGCATCATGTGCAGAGAAACCGTTAACAAGGAATCTGCTATCGAGCAGATCGTTCGTGAAGCTCAAGATTCCTTGCTTCCAGGCATGAGCGAAGCTGCGTTCATGGAAACTGTCTCTGAAGTCATGGATTCTTGGCTTGACAAGCTCACAAACTGA
- the LOC105765312 gene encoding GDSL esterase/lipase At4g10955 isoform X1, which yields MSFEREDFGLLGPLHLNSIDWANSNHRRSIAASLVQGTYILERDRQEKRQGSQALAPPWWEFFHFKLIRQLVDDADSCVFGAIYEYAPPSSHCNDSIDRSPRYVIAFRGTINKPDSFSRDFSLDIHIIRNGLHQTSRFEIAMKAVRNMVAMVGDSSVWLAGHSLGAAMAMLAGKTIAKTGNFLEAFLFNPPFLSAPIERINYGNVKHGLRFASSFITAGLVLATKGNSQTSQSEDPFFILSAWTPCLFVNPTDHLCSEYIGYFEHRKKMEEIGYGAIERLATQNSLGDLFMSVVRRSAEAAEPLHLLPSAYLTVNLTPSEDFKQAHGIQQWWRPDLHLKCNLYKYK from the exons ATGAGCTTTGAGAGGGAAGATTTTGGTCTTTTAGGGCCCTTACACCTAAATAGTATAGACTG GGCAAATTCAAATCATCGAAGGTCTATAGCAGCTAGTTTGGTTCAGGGCACCTATATTTTGGAACGAGATCGCCAAGAAAAACGTCAAGGCTCTCAAGCACTAGCTCCTCCATGGTGGGAATTCTTCCATTTTAAGTTGATTCGTCAGCTTGTTGATGATGCTGATTCGTGCGTCTTTGGTGCCATTTATGAGTATGCACCACCTTCATCTCATTGTAATGACTCAATTGATCGGAGCCCCCGCTATGTGATTGCCTTTCGAGGTACCATAAATAAACCGGACTCCTTCTCAAGAGACTTTTCATTGGATATCCACATCATACGAAATGGACTTCACCAAACTTCTCGCTTCGAGATTGCCATGAAAGCTGTTCGAAACATGGTTGCTATGGTCGGTGATTCAAGTGTCTGGCTAGCCGGCCATTCCCTCGGGGCAGCAATGGCAATGCTGGCAGGAAAGACTATCGCTAAAACAGGCAACTTTTTGGAAGCTTTCCTCTTCAATCCTCCATTTTTATCTGCCCCAATTGAGAGAATCAATTATGGGAATGTGAAACATGGACTGCGGTTCGCAAGCAGTTTCATCACAGCAGGACTTGTTCTTGCCACAAAGGGTAATAGTCAAACGAGTCAGTCTGAAGATCCATTCTTTATTTTGTCTGCATGGACCCCATGTCTATTTGTAAACCCCACAGACCACTTATGCTCTGAATACATTGGTTATTTTGAGCATAggaaaaagatggaagagaTCGGGTATGGGGCCATTGAGAGGTTAGCAACCCAGAATTCATTAGGAGATCTATTTATGAGTGTCGTGAGGAGGAGTGCCGAAGCTGCAGAGCCACTGCATTTACTTCCTTCAGCATATTTGACAGTGAATCTTACTCCATCCGAAGATTTCAAGCAAGCCCATGGGATACAACAATGGTGGAGACCTGATCTGCACTTGAAGTGCAATCTTTACAAGTATAAATAG
- the LOC105765314 gene encoding uncharacterized protein LOC105765314 produces MNRRRPQLTPVQRSAKNERDRRHRALKKMEFERLRNEKMELQATVEELRNENTSLRRGYERNNDDISNLQNTVRQLREQKEELRRKYLELQEIVKQAQSYFKFDEFPSPNEEAPNNETA; encoded by the exons ATGAATCGCAGGAGGCCCCAACTTACACCAGTTCAAAGATCGGCAAAGAACGAGAGAGATAGACGCCACCGCGCATTAAAAAAA ATGGAATTCGAGAGATTGCGGAACGAGAAAATGGAATTGCAGGCTACAGTAGAGGAGCTGAGAAATGAAAATACGAGCTTAAGAAGGGGCTACGAGAGGAACAACGATGACATTTCGAACCTCCAAAACACCGTACGTCAACTACGTGAACAGAAAGAAGAACTGCGTCGAAAGTATCTAGAACTGCAAGAGATAGTGAAGCAG GCACAGTCATActttaaatttgatgaatttccTAGTCCCAATGAAGAAGCTCCAAACAATGAAACAGCATAA
- the LOC105765317 gene encoding calcineurin B-like protein 7 isoform X1, with amino-acid sequence MGCVCMKCRVKYEDPTILAAETCFNETEVKALYELFRQLSSSLVDDGYISKEEFLLGLFRNRNEQNLFANRMFRLFDANNDGFIGFGEFVRSLSIFHPDAPRSDKVAFAFQLYDIWQTGFIEPEEVKGILWTSLIGYYHDPLTSEVKEMILALLNESNLVLSNDVIDVIVDKTFKDADSNKDGKIDMKEWDEFVARNPILMKNMTIPHLMDLT; translated from the exons ATGGGCTGCGTTTGCATGAAGTGTCGAGTTAAATATGAAGATCCAACCATTCTTGCTGCTGAAACCTGCT TTAATGAAACCGAAGTTAAAGCTTTGTACGAGCTTTTCAGACAACTAAGCAGTTCTCTAGTTGATGATGGATATATAAGCAAG GAAGAGTTTCTACTTGGTTTGTTCAGAAACAGAAACGAACAAAATCTCTTTGCAAACAGG ATGTTTCGGTTATTCGATGCCAACAATGATGGGTTTATAGGATTCGGAGAGTTCGTTCGATCTCTAAGCATCTTTCACCCAGATGCTCCTCGCTCCGACAAAGTTGCTT TCGCATTTCAATTATATGATATATGGCAAACTGGTTTCATCGAACCTGAGGAGGTAAAGGGCATACTTTGGACCTCATTGATTGGTTATTATCATGATCCACTGACGAGTGAG GTCAAGGAGATGATTTTGGCTCTTCTAAACGAATCAAACTTGGTCCTTTCCAATGATGTGATCGACGTCATTGTTGATAAG ACATTCAAAGATGCAGATTCAAAtaaagatggaaaaattgatATGAAAGAGTGGGATGAATTTGTAGCTCGCAACccaattttgatgaaaaatatgacTATCCCACATTTGAT GGACTTGACATGA
- the LOC105765313 gene encoding uncharacterized protein LOC105765313 — MKPTRESMVTNRRQLTPAQRSAKIERDRRRRRERNMEFERLQKAETELQALTAAQRNENSCLRHHNERLNDMVSILENIIHQLREQNRELQQKNLGLEQTMKLADSWLRQSPNEEVSNNQPSTEGPRSSQSRIPYAQRISDLLIDQHTSDAKHA; from the exons atgaAACCTACCAGAGAATCAATGGTTACCAATAGACGTCAATTAACTCCAGCTCAGAGATCAGCAAAGATAGAGCGTGATCGTCGCCGCCGCCGAGAGCGTAAC ATGGAGTTTGAGAGACTGCAGAAAGCGGAAACGGAATTGCAGGCTTTGACGGCGGCGCAGAGAAATGAAAATTCGTGCTTAAGACACCACAATGAAAGGCTTAACGATATGGTTTCAATCCTCGAAAACATCATACATCAATTACGTGAACAGAATCGGGAGCTTCAACAAAAGAATCTGGGACTAGAACAAACTATGAAGCTT GCTGACTCATGGTTACGTCAAAGCCCCAATGAAGAAGTTTCTAACAATCAGCCTAGTACTGAAGGTCCAAGGAGTTCTCAAAGCCGTATTCCATATGCCCAGAGGATTTCCGATTTATTGATCGATCAGCATACCTCAGATGCAAAGCATGCTTAG
- the LOC105765318 gene encoding calcineurin B-like protein 7 encodes MHHNLSFLLLFSSLLFDRPFVGLIAFMGCFCLKKVRNKSGYKDPTILASETPFTVNEVKALYDLFKRVSSSIIDDGLIHKVEFQHAVFRNSSKQNLFADRVFDLFDVKHNGVIEFGEFVRSLSVFHPNAPIADKIAFLFRLYDLRQTGYIEGEELKEMLLALLGESDLLLSNDMVEMIVEKTMVEADSNGDGKIDEEEWREFVKNNPSVLKNMTLPYLKDLTSLAFPSFVLNNEAEIIGNK; translated from the exons ATGCACCATAACTTGTCTTTTCTCTTGTTATTTTCATC GCTTTTATTCGACAGACCTTTTGTTGGATTAATTGCATTCATGGGTTGTTTTTGCTTGAAGAAAGTTAGAAACAAATCTGGGTATAAAGATCCAACCATTCTTGCATCTGAAACACCTT TTACTGTGAATGAAGTAAAAGCTCTTTATGATCTGTTCAAGAGGGTAAGCAGCTCCATAATTGACGATGGTCTTATTCACAAG GTGGAATTCCAGCATGCAGTTTTTAGAAACAGCAGCAAGCAAAATCTCTTTGCAGATAGA gtatttgatttattcgatgttAAACACAATGGGGTTATTGAATTTGGAGAGTTTGTTCGTTCTTTAAGCGTCTTTCATCCCAACGCTCCAATAGCAGACAAAattgcat TCCTATTCAGATTGTACGACCTACGACAGACTGGTTACATTGAGGGAGAAgag TTGAAAGAGATGCTATTGGCTCTGCTTGGTGAATCAGACCTCTTACTTTCCAATGACATGGTGGAAATGATTGtggaaaag ACAATGGTGGAGGCGGATTCAAACGGGGATGGGAAGATTGATGAAGAAGAATGGAGggaatttgtgaaaaataatcCATCTGTCTTAAAGAACATGACACTTCCATATCTGAA GGACTTAACCAGCCTTGCATTTCCCAGTTTTGTACTCAACAATGAAGCTGAAATCATTGGGAATAAGTAA
- the LOC105765312 gene encoding GDSL esterase/lipase At4g10955 isoform X2, translated as MSFEREDFGLLGPLHLNSIDWANSNHRRSIAASLVQGTYILERDRQEKRQGSQALAPPWWEFFHFKLIRQLVDDADSCVFGAIYEYAPPSSHCNDSIDRSPRYVIAFRGTINKPDSFSRDFSLDIHIIRNGLHQTSRFEIAMKAVRNMVAMVGDSSVWLAGHSLGAAMAMLAGKTIAKTGNFLEAFLFNPPFLSAPIERINYGNVKHGLRFASSFITAGLVLATKGKRWKRSGMGPLRG; from the exons ATGAGCTTTGAGAGGGAAGATTTTGGTCTTTTAGGGCCCTTACACCTAAATAGTATAGACTG GGCAAATTCAAATCATCGAAGGTCTATAGCAGCTAGTTTGGTTCAGGGCACCTATATTTTGGAACGAGATCGCCAAGAAAAACGTCAAGGCTCTCAAGCACTAGCTCCTCCATGGTGGGAATTCTTCCATTTTAAGTTGATTCGTCAGCTTGTTGATGATGCTGATTCGTGCGTCTTTGGTGCCATTTATGAGTATGCACCACCTTCATCTCATTGTAATGACTCAATTGATCGGAGCCCCCGCTATGTGATTGCCTTTCGAGGTACCATAAATAAACCGGACTCCTTCTCAAGAGACTTTTCATTGGATATCCACATCATACGAAATGGACTTCACCAAACTTCTCGCTTCGAGATTGCCATGAAAGCTGTTCGAAACATGGTTGCTATGGTCGGTGATTCAAGTGTCTGGCTAGCCGGCCATTCCCTCGGGGCAGCAATGGCAATGCTGGCAGGAAAGACTATCGCTAAAACAGGCAACTTTTTGGAAGCTTTCCTCTTCAATCCTCCATTTTTATCTGCCCCAATTGAGAGAATCAATTATGGGAATGTGAAACATGGACTGCGGTTCGCAAGCAGTTTCATCACAGCAGGACTTGTTCTTGCCACAAAGG gaaaaagatggaagagaTCGGGTATGGGGCCATTGAGAGGTTAG
- the LOC105765315 gene encoding uncharacterized protein LOC105765315: protein MVKPQKPPSGRTNLASCIVATVFLIFLVIIVLIVYFTVFKPQDPKISVNTVQLPSFSVGNNTVSFTFSQYVTVRNPNRAVFSHYDSSIQLLYSGSQVGFMFIPAGKIEAGRTQYMAATFAVQSFPLAPPNEASAATMPITTTTMGPIGVPGGFGGTNNGNRIGPTMEIESRMEMGGRIRVLHFFTHHVKAKSGCRVTIAVTDGSVLGFHC, encoded by the coding sequence atgGTGAAGCCACAAAAGCCGCCATCTGGTCGTACAAATCTAGCTTCGTGTATTGTAGCAACGGTTTTCTTGATCTTCCTTGTAATAATAGTTCTTATCGTTTACTTCACCGTTTTCAAACCCCAAGACCCGAAGATCTCCGTCAACACCGTGCAGCTCCCGTCGTTCTCCGTCGGTAACAACACCGTCAGCTTCACTTTCTCCCAATACGTCACCGTTAGAAACCCAAACCGGGCCGTTTTCTCTCACTACGACAGCTCCATCCAGCTGCTTTACTCGGGCTCTCAAGTCGGGTTCATGTTTATACCCGCGGGGAAGATCGAAGCGGGCCGGACCCAGTACATGGCTGCTACTTTCGCCGTTCAGTCTTTTCCGTTAGCGCCACCGAATGAGGCATCGGCGGCGACGATGCCTATTACTACGACGACAATGGGGCCCATTGGTGTGCCTGGTGGGTTTGGCGGGACTAATAATGGGAATCGAATCGGACCCACGATGGAGATTGAGTCTCGGATGGAAATGGGGGGTCGGATTCGGGTTCTGCATTTCTTCACCCATCATGTGAAGGCTAAATCTGGGTGCAGAGTCACCATTGCAGTGACTGATGGGTCTGTTTTAGGTTTTCActgctaa
- the LOC105765317 gene encoding calcineurin B-like protein 4 isoform X2 yields MGCVCMKCRVKYEDPTILAAETCFNETEVKALYELFRQLSSSLVDDGYISKEEFLLGLFRNRNEQNLFANRMFRLFDANNDGFIGFGEFVRSLSIFHPDAPRSDKVAFAFQLYDIWQTGFIEPEEVKEMILALLNESNLVLSNDVIDVIVDKTFKDADSNKDGKIDMKEWDEFVARNPILMKNMTIPHLMDLT; encoded by the exons ATGGGCTGCGTTTGCATGAAGTGTCGAGTTAAATATGAAGATCCAACCATTCTTGCTGCTGAAACCTGCT TTAATGAAACCGAAGTTAAAGCTTTGTACGAGCTTTTCAGACAACTAAGCAGTTCTCTAGTTGATGATGGATATATAAGCAAG GAAGAGTTTCTACTTGGTTTGTTCAGAAACAGAAACGAACAAAATCTCTTTGCAAACAGG ATGTTTCGGTTATTCGATGCCAACAATGATGGGTTTATAGGATTCGGAGAGTTCGTTCGATCTCTAAGCATCTTTCACCCAGATGCTCCTCGCTCCGACAAAGTTGCTT TCGCATTTCAATTATATGATATATGGCAAACTGGTTTCATCGAACCTGAGGAG GTCAAGGAGATGATTTTGGCTCTTCTAAACGAATCAAACTTGGTCCTTTCCAATGATGTGATCGACGTCATTGTTGATAAG ACATTCAAAGATGCAGATTCAAAtaaagatggaaaaattgatATGAAAGAGTGGGATGAATTTGTAGCTCGCAACccaattttgatgaaaaatatgacTATCCCACATTTGAT GGACTTGACATGA